A genome region from Anastrepha obliqua isolate idAnaObli1 chromosome 4, idAnaObli1_1.0, whole genome shotgun sequence includes the following:
- the LOC129245966 gene encoding uncharacterized protein LOC129245966 codes for MCLYLGAMDHLIDIAAYCVCRIVEISFVVFVMMCGAKTKFLSTVYSGISGGNICRCCSTADT; via the coding sequence atgtgtcTGTATTTGGGTGCTATGGATCATTTAATAGACATTGCAGCTTATTGTGTCTGTCGGATTGTTGAAATATCCTTTGTGGTGTTTGTAATGATGTGTGGCGCCAAAACGAAGTTCCTGTCTACGGTCTACAGCGGCATAAGCGGTGGAAATATTTGCAGATGTTGCTCCACGGCGGATACGTAA